In a genomic window of Canis lupus dingo isolate Sandy chromosome 35, ASM325472v2, whole genome shotgun sequence:
- the RIOK1 gene encoding serine/threonine-protein kinase RIO1 isoform X1 codes for MDYRRLLMSRVVPGQFDDADSSDSESIDLKTVREQGDVQFENLQKNVSEKAGGDEMEEEEEEYDEEEDDDWDWDDGVGKLTKTYIFNARCNPQANRQTSNCNSAKMSTPADKVLRKFENKINLDKLNVTDSVINKVTEKSRQKEADMYRIKDKADRATVEQVLDPRTRMILFKMLTRGIISEINGCISTGKEANVYHASTANGESRAIKIYKTSILVFKDRDKYVSGEFRFRHGYCKGNPRKMVKTWAEKEMRNLIRLNTAQIPCPEPILLRSHVLVMGFIGKDDMPAPLLKNVQLSESKARELYLQVIQYMRRMYQDARLVHADLSEFNMLYHSGDVYIIDVSQSVEHDHPHALEFLRKDCANINDFFLKHSVAVMTVRELFEFVTDPSITHENMDAYLSKAMEIASQRTKEERSSQDHVDEEVFKRAYIPRTLNEVKNYERDIDIMMKLKEEDMAMNAQQDNILYQTVTGLKKDLSGVQKVPALLENQDKEKTCSDSQDAGSSECSDTDSEEQGDQACSKKPTADVEVDKKERKKMVKEAQREKRKSKIPKHVKKRKEKTARMKKGK; via the exons ATGGACTACCGCCGGCTGCTGATGAGTCGCGTGGTCCCGGGGCAGTTCGACGACGCGGACTCCTCCGACAG TGAAAGTATTGATTTGAAGACCGTCAGAGAGCAAGGTGATGTTCAGTTTGAAAACCTGCAGAAGAATGTGTCTGAGAAGGCAGGTGGAGAtgagatggaggaggaagaagaggagtaTGATGAGGAGGAGGACGACGACTGGGACTGGGATGATGGAGTTGGAAAACTCACCAAGACTTATATCTTCAATGCAAGGTGTAACCCCCAG GCAAATCGACAGACTTCCAACTGCAATTCAGCCAAAATGTCTACTCCAGCAGACAAGGTCTTACGgaaatttgagaataaaattaatCTAG ataagCTAAATGTTACCGATTCTGTCATAAATAAAGTCACCGAAAAGTCTAGGCAAAAGGAAGCAGATAT gTATCGCATCAAAGATAAGGCAGACAGAGCAACGGTGGAACAG gtGTTGGATCCTAGAACACGAATGATATTATTCAAGATGTTAACTAGAGGAATCATATCAGAAATAAATGGCTGCATTAGCACAGGAAAAGAA GCTAATGTGTACCATGCTAGCACAGCAAATGGAGAGAGCAGAGCAATCAAAATTTACAAAACTTCTATTTTGGTGTTCAAAGATCGGGATAAGTATGTAAGTGGGGAATTCAG ATTTCGTCATGGCTATTGTAAAGGAAACCCCAGGAAAATGGTGAAAACTtgggcagaaaaagaaatgaggaacttAATCAG ACTAAACACAGCACAGATCCCATGCCCAGAGCCTATCCTGCTGAGAAGTCATGTTCTTGTCATGGGCTTCATTGGTAAAGACGACAT GCCAGCGCCACTGTTGAAAAACGTCCAGTTATCAGAATCCAAGGCTCGGGAGTTGTATCTGCAGGTCATCCAGTACATGAGAAGAATGTATCAGGATGCCAGACTTGTCCATGCAGATCTCAGTGAATTTAACATGCT GTACCATAGTGGAGATGTGTACATCATTGACGTTTCTCAGTCCGTAGAGCATGACCACCCACATGCCTTGGAGTTCTTGAGAAAAGACTGTGCCAATATCAATG ATTTCTTTTTGAAGCACAGTGTTGCTGTGATGACTGTGCGGGAACTCTTTGAATTTGTCACAGATCCATCCATTACACATGAGAACATGGACGCCTACCTCTCAAAG gCCATGGAAATAGCATCTCAGAGGACCAAGGAAGAAAGGTCCAGCCAAGATCATGTGGACGAGGAG GTGTTTAAGCGAGCATATATTCCTAGAACCTtgaatgaagtaaaaaattaTGAACGGGATATAGATATAATGATGAAATTGAAGGAAGAGGACATGGCCATGAATGCCCAGCAAGACAAT ATTCTGTACCAAACCGTTACAGGATTGAAGAAAGATTTGTCAGGAGTTCAGAAG gTTCCTGCACTTCTAGAAAATCAAGATAAGGAAAAGACTTGTTCTGATTCACAAGACGCTGGAAGCTCTGAGTGTTCTGACACAGACTCTGAAGAGCAGGGAGACCAGGCCTGCTCTAAGAAACCCACTGCTGACGTTGAAGTTGATAAAAAG gaaagaaaaaagatggtcaaagaagcccagagagagaaaagaaaaagcaaaattccgaagcatgtgaaaaaaagaaaggagaagacagcCAGGATGAAAAAGGGCAAATAG
- the RIOK1 gene encoding serine/threonine-protein kinase RIO1 isoform X2: MGESIDLKTVREQGDVQFENLQKNVSEKAGGDEMEEEEEEYDEEEDDDWDWDDGVGKLTKTYIFNARCNPQANRQTSNCNSAKMSTPADKVLRKFENKINLDKLNVTDSVINKVTEKSRQKEADMYRIKDKADRATVEQVLDPRTRMILFKMLTRGIISEINGCISTGKEANVYHASTANGESRAIKIYKTSILVFKDRDKYVSGEFRFRHGYCKGNPRKMVKTWAEKEMRNLIRLNTAQIPCPEPILLRSHVLVMGFIGKDDMPAPLLKNVQLSESKARELYLQVIQYMRRMYQDARLVHADLSEFNMLYHSGDVYIIDVSQSVEHDHPHALEFLRKDCANINDFFLKHSVAVMTVRELFEFVTDPSITHENMDAYLSKAMEIASQRTKEERSSQDHVDEEVFKRAYIPRTLNEVKNYERDIDIMMKLKEEDMAMNAQQDNILYQTVTGLKKDLSGVQKVPALLENQDKEKTCSDSQDAGSSECSDTDSEEQGDQACSKKPTADVEVDKKERKKMVKEAQREKRKSKIPKHVKKRKEKTARMKKGK; encoded by the exons ATGGG TGAAAGTATTGATTTGAAGACCGTCAGAGAGCAAGGTGATGTTCAGTTTGAAAACCTGCAGAAGAATGTGTCTGAGAAGGCAGGTGGAGAtgagatggaggaggaagaagaggagtaTGATGAGGAGGAGGACGACGACTGGGACTGGGATGATGGAGTTGGAAAACTCACCAAGACTTATATCTTCAATGCAAGGTGTAACCCCCAG GCAAATCGACAGACTTCCAACTGCAATTCAGCCAAAATGTCTACTCCAGCAGACAAGGTCTTACGgaaatttgagaataaaattaatCTAG ataagCTAAATGTTACCGATTCTGTCATAAATAAAGTCACCGAAAAGTCTAGGCAAAAGGAAGCAGATAT gTATCGCATCAAAGATAAGGCAGACAGAGCAACGGTGGAACAG gtGTTGGATCCTAGAACACGAATGATATTATTCAAGATGTTAACTAGAGGAATCATATCAGAAATAAATGGCTGCATTAGCACAGGAAAAGAA GCTAATGTGTACCATGCTAGCACAGCAAATGGAGAGAGCAGAGCAATCAAAATTTACAAAACTTCTATTTTGGTGTTCAAAGATCGGGATAAGTATGTAAGTGGGGAATTCAG ATTTCGTCATGGCTATTGTAAAGGAAACCCCAGGAAAATGGTGAAAACTtgggcagaaaaagaaatgaggaacttAATCAG ACTAAACACAGCACAGATCCCATGCCCAGAGCCTATCCTGCTGAGAAGTCATGTTCTTGTCATGGGCTTCATTGGTAAAGACGACAT GCCAGCGCCACTGTTGAAAAACGTCCAGTTATCAGAATCCAAGGCTCGGGAGTTGTATCTGCAGGTCATCCAGTACATGAGAAGAATGTATCAGGATGCCAGACTTGTCCATGCAGATCTCAGTGAATTTAACATGCT GTACCATAGTGGAGATGTGTACATCATTGACGTTTCTCAGTCCGTAGAGCATGACCACCCACATGCCTTGGAGTTCTTGAGAAAAGACTGTGCCAATATCAATG ATTTCTTTTTGAAGCACAGTGTTGCTGTGATGACTGTGCGGGAACTCTTTGAATTTGTCACAGATCCATCCATTACACATGAGAACATGGACGCCTACCTCTCAAAG gCCATGGAAATAGCATCTCAGAGGACCAAGGAAGAAAGGTCCAGCCAAGATCATGTGGACGAGGAG GTGTTTAAGCGAGCATATATTCCTAGAACCTtgaatgaagtaaaaaattaTGAACGGGATATAGATATAATGATGAAATTGAAGGAAGAGGACATGGCCATGAATGCCCAGCAAGACAAT ATTCTGTACCAAACCGTTACAGGATTGAAGAAAGATTTGTCAGGAGTTCAGAAG gTTCCTGCACTTCTAGAAAATCAAGATAAGGAAAAGACTTGTTCTGATTCACAAGACGCTGGAAGCTCTGAGTGTTCTGACACAGACTCTGAAGAGCAGGGAGACCAGGCCTGCTCTAAGAAACCCACTGCTGACGTTGAAGTTGATAAAAAG gaaagaaaaaagatggtcaaagaagcccagagagagaaaagaaaaagcaaaattccgaagcatgtgaaaaaaagaaaggagaagacagcCAGGATGAAAAAGGGCAAATAG